A genomic stretch from Gammaproteobacteria bacterium includes:
- a CDS encoding aspartate ammonia-lyase encodes MATHRIEKDSLGELKVPADAWYGIQTARGIDNFPISGRMPDRDFIQAHVTIKRAAATVNKQPGWLDATLSQAIIDACDKILAGEYLDQFVIDRFQAGAGTSHNMNSNEVIANLANVALGGERGVYNPVNPNDHVNMGQSTNDTIPTAIRLTALKKLPRLLAAVDTMADEYERLAKENTNSVKSARTHLQDAVPTTIGREFAAYAWILRRCSQRLAHCESALCEIGLGGSAAGTGLNTSPDYTHRVAAELAHLTDNPIVAADDLAGQMQSMTDLQALSSEIRNLSLELTRICNDMRLLASGPRTGLGEICLPAVQPGSSIMPGKVNPVMFEMLNQVCYQILGQDHAIASMTQAGQLELNVMMPALGSALFDAMEWLSNAINATSEKNLKGLTVDTARCAAFLHTSVALATLLNTHIGYTAAAEIAKESEKSGRNVRDIVTEKELMNGDDFDALVLRAARDGKID; translated from the coding sequence ATGGCCACACACCGTATAGAAAAAGACAGTTTAGGGGAGCTAAAGGTTCCCGCCGATGCCTGGTACGGTATACAAACCGCGCGTGGTATCGACAATTTCCCGATTAGCGGCCGTATGCCAGACCGTGACTTTATCCAGGCACATGTCACCATCAAGCGTGCCGCAGCTACCGTAAATAAGCAACCTGGCTGGCTAGACGCCACACTGAGCCAAGCCATTATCGATGCCTGCGATAAAATTCTTGCTGGCGAATATCTCGACCAATTTGTCATTGATCGTTTTCAGGCTGGTGCCGGCACCAGCCACAATATGAATAGCAATGAAGTGATCGCTAACTTAGCCAATGTTGCCCTCGGTGGCGAGCGTGGTGTCTACAACCCCGTTAACCCTAACGACCATGTCAATATGGGGCAAAGCACTAACGACACTATTCCCACAGCAATACGTTTGACCGCACTTAAAAAACTGCCTCGCTTGTTGGCCGCTGTCGATACCATGGCCGATGAATACGAACGTTTGGCAAAGGAAAATACGAATAGCGTTAAAAGTGCGCGCACCCATTTACAAGATGCCGTGCCGACAACCATAGGCCGCGAATTCGCTGCCTATGCCTGGATACTACGTCGTTGCAGCCAACGTTTAGCACACTGCGAATCTGCCCTGTGTGAAATTGGCCTGGGTGGCAGCGCCGCTGGAACAGGGCTTAATACCTCACCTGATTATACTCACCGCGTTGCTGCCGAATTGGCGCATCTTACCGATAACCCTATTGTTGCAGCAGACGACCTCGCCGGCCAAATGCAATCAATGACTGATCTACAAGCCTTATCGTCAGAGATACGTAACCTTAGCCTGGAGCTGACCCGCATCTGTAATGACATGCGCTTATTGGCGTCAGGCCCGCGCACCGGTTTAGGTGAAATTTGCTTACCTGCCGTGCAACCGGGTTCTAGCATCATGCCAGGCAAGGTTAATCCGGTTATGTTTGAAATGCTTAATCAGGTTTGTTATCAAATACTCGGCCAGGACCATGCCATTGCCAGCATGACACAAGCAGGCCAACTCGAACTTAATGTAATGATGCCCGCACTCGGTTCAGCCTTATTCGATGCCATGGAATGGCTAAGCAACGCAATCAATGCCACCAGCGAAAAAAATCTCAAAGGCCTCACCGTCGATACCGCACGCTGCGCTGCGTTTTTGCATACCAGCGTTGCACTTGCTACCTTGCTTAACACACATATCGGTTATACCGCTGCTGCCGAAATTGCCAAAGAATCAGAAAAATCAGGGCGTAATGTGCGTGATATCGTTACCGAGAAAGAGCTAATGAACGGTGACGATTTTGATGCACTGGTATTGCGTGCGGCGCGTGATGGAAAAATCGATTAA
- the lexA gene encoding transcriptional repressor LexA has translation MQELTEIQRQILDFIRECLQEWQMPPTMREIAEYMGYRSDNAAYQHLTALQRKGYIELGGHSRGITLLEETGIPVVGKVAAGAPLLATENIEMHINVAHTVFHPQAHYLLRVEGMSMCEVGILDGDLLAVHKTSVAETNQIIVARIDEEVTVKRFRQRGNIVTLLPENVDFDPIRVDLREQSFAIEGRMVGLIRQ, from the coding sequence ATGCAAGAATTAACTGAAATACAGCGTCAAATTCTCGACTTTATCCGCGAATGTTTGCAAGAGTGGCAAATGCCGCCGACAATGCGGGAGATCGCAGAGTATATGGGTTATCGCTCTGATAATGCAGCCTACCAGCACCTTACCGCCTTGCAACGTAAGGGTTATATCGAGCTAGGTGGACATTCGCGCGGTATCACCTTGCTTGAAGAAACGGGCATTCCTGTCGTCGGTAAGGTTGCAGCAGGCGCGCCATTATTGGCGACAGAGAATATCGAAATGCATATCAATGTTGCTCATACCGTGTTTCACCCTCAGGCACATTATCTGTTGCGTGTTGAAGGCATGAGTATGTGCGAAGTCGGTATTCTCGATGGTGATTTGCTCGCGGTACATAAGACCAGTGTGGCAGAAACTAACCAGATTATTGTTGCACGTATTGATGAAGAAGTGACGGTGAAGCGCTTTCGTCAACGCGGTAATATTGTCACCTTATTGCCAGAAAATGTTGATTTCGACCCTATTCGCGTTGATTTACGTGAGCAATCTTTCGCTATAGAAGGCCGTATGGTTGGCCTGATAAGACAATGA
- the wrbA gene encoding NAD(P)H:quinone oxidoreductase — protein sequence MKKILVLYYSRYGSVAHMANLIARGVEEVGGMEAVIRTVPAISTNCEISESDIPEEGPPYVSAEDLEDCVGLALGSPTRFGNMAAALKYFLDGTSPQWMSGTLISKPACVFTSTSSMHGGQESTLLSMMNPLIHHGMVIVGLPYSEPALTSTQTGGTPYGASHVAGHDGKNPISEDEKALCIAQGKRLAEIANKLS from the coding sequence ATGAAAAAAATTCTAGTGTTGTACTACAGTCGCTATGGTAGCGTCGCACACATGGCAAACCTCATTGCACGTGGCGTTGAAGAAGTGGGCGGTATGGAAGCGGTGATCCGCACTGTGCCGGCTATTTCAACAAACTGTGAAATAAGCGAAAGCGACATTCCTGAAGAAGGACCGCCCTATGTTAGCGCTGAAGATTTAGAAGACTGCGTAGGACTCGCGCTTGGTAGCCCAACTCGCTTTGGCAATATGGCCGCCGCATTAAAATACTTCCTGGACGGCACCAGCCCACAATGGATGTCAGGCACGTTAATTAGCAAACCCGCTTGCGTCTTTACCTCAACATCATCTATGCATGGCGGCCAGGAAAGCACCTTACTGTCGATGATGAACCCCTTGATTCACCACGGCATGGTAATCGTCGGCCTGCCTTATTCCGAACCTGCCTTAACCAGCACACAAACTGGTGGCACACCCTATGGTGCAAGCCATGTGGCAGGTCACGATGGTAAAAACCCTATTAGCGAAGATGAAAAGGCATTATGTATTGCGCAAGGTAAAAGATTGGCGGAAATAGCTAATAAACTTAGTTAG
- the imuA gene encoding translesion DNA synthesis-associated protein ImuA, whose protein sequence is MWRGKTYNGQAYNGRARSMSSGFDELDEALPTGGWPPGAVVEIMIPAIDIGELRLWLPVIKRMTQEQRYVMIANPPYLPYAPILANAGIDLDYIRWLSLDDEQDTLCALEKALRNRECAMALWWPDIPSIRQGGGLNDSAVRRLQAAAREGESLLGLYRITTDDRAIRQSTWAALRLQLRIRQEGGLDIDVLKARGSRHCRSVALGKNMTYRQDSS, encoded by the coding sequence TTGTGGCGCGGGAAAACTTATAACGGACAAGCTTATAATGGTCGTGCTCGCAGCATGAGTAGCGGTTTTGATGAGCTTGATGAAGCCTTACCAACAGGCGGATGGCCACCAGGAGCCGTCGTAGAGATAATGATTCCTGCTATAGATATTGGTGAACTTAGGCTATGGTTGCCGGTGATTAAGCGCATGACACAAGAACAGCGTTACGTGATGATCGCCAACCCACCTTATCTACCTTATGCGCCTATATTGGCAAATGCTGGCATTGATTTAGACTACATACGTTGGTTGTCGCTGGATGATGAGCAAGACACTTTGTGTGCCCTGGAAAAGGCGTTGCGTAATCGCGAATGTGCTATGGCTTTATGGTGGCCGGACATTCCGAGTATACGTCAGGGAGGTGGGCTTAATGACAGTGCAGTACGTCGCTTGCAAGCTGCTGCCAGAGAGGGAGAGTCACTATTAGGTCTTTATCGCATTACGACCGATGATCGCGCTATTCGGCAGAGCACTTGGGCTGCCTTGCGCTTACAGCTGCGCATAAGGCAAGAAGGTGGTCTTGATATTGATGTTCTTAAAGCGCGTGGTAGCCGCCATTGCCGAAGTGTTGCTCTAGGAAAAAATATGACCTATAGGCAAGATAGTTCATAG
- the arsC gene encoding arsenate reductase (glutaredoxin) (This arsenate reductase requires both glutathione and glutaredoxin to convert arsenate to arsenite, after which the efflux transporter formed by ArsA and ArsB can extrude the arsenite from the cell, providing resistance.), with the protein MSVTIYHNPRCSKSRQTLELIRNQGIEPEIVEYLDTPPSANKMAQLLSLLNMDPTQIIRKGEAIYKELGLKDADLSHAELIKTLVENPKLIERPIVVNGDKAALGRPPENVLNIL; encoded by the coding sequence ATGAGTGTTACCATTTATCATAATCCACGTTGTTCAAAATCACGTCAAACCTTGGAGCTGATTCGCAATCAAGGGATTGAACCTGAAATCGTCGAGTATCTCGATACACCGCCAAGTGCAAACAAAATGGCGCAGCTATTAAGCCTGCTTAATATGGATCCCACACAAATTATACGCAAAGGCGAAGCCATTTATAAAGAACTGGGTTTAAAAGACGCCGATCTCAGTCATGCCGAATTGATTAAAACCCTGGTTGAAAACCCAAAGTTAATTGAGCGCCCTATTGTTGTTAATGGTGATAAAGCCGCGTTAGGCAGACCGCCAGAAAACGTCCTGAATATCTTATAA